Genomic DNA from Comamonas resistens:
TTGTGGCCATGTCAGAGCGCTCCTTGAATCAGGCCGCGAAAGCCGTAGATCTTTCTGTCGCCGCCAATATCCACCAGCTCGACCGTGCGCTGCTGGCCGGGCTCGAAGCGCACGGCCATGCCGCTCGCAATATTCAGCCGCATGCCGCGCGCAGCCGCGCGGTCGAAATCCAGGCCCGCGTTGGTCTCGGCAAAGTGATAGTGGGAGCCGACCTGGATGGGTCGGTCGCTGGCATTCCTCACCACCAGCGCAAGCGTGCGGCGGCCGGGATTGAGGGCGTGTGCACCGGGGTCAAGCAACAGTTCACCGGGAATCATGGCGTGTCTTCCTTTCGCGTGTTCAGGCCAGCCGTGTCAGCATGAAGGCGCCGAGCGCCACCGTGGCCGTACCGCCGAGCTTGGCAATCCACCGATGGCGCTGCATCACCGCATGGCCCAGCACCATGCCCGCGATGTGCAGTGTGGCGGAGCCCATTGCAATGCCGGCCAGCGCGCCGAGGGCCGCGAGGCCGCTGTCGCCGGCCAGCTCAAAGCCATGGGCCGCGCCGTGGAAGAAGGCAAACATGCCGGCCAGTGCGGCTGCGGCACCCCAGGGCATTTTTTGCTGCACCAACACCAGCAGGCCCAGCACCAGCACGGAGGCGGCAATCATGGGTTCCACACCCGGCACCCACAGGCCGGCAAAACCCGCCACGGCGCCCGCCACCAGCAGGGCCACGAAGGCGGCAGGGGCGCGCCAGGCGGTGCGCAGGCCGGGCATGGTCAGCGCGCTCCAGGCGCCTACGGCCAGCATGGCGGCCAGGTGGTCGGCCCCGGTAAACGGGTGGGCGAAGGCGTGAGTCAGACTGTCCAGAAAATAGTGATGGCCGCCGCCGTCTGCGCCCACATGGGCGAGCGCGGACAGGGGCAGGGCAGTCGCCGCAGCGGCTGTGGTGGCAAGGAGCTTATTGAATTTCATAGCTGTCTGCGCTTGATGGATAAGGGTTTGATGGCTAAAAGGCTTGAAGTCTCTGGATGCAGCTTCAGGCAATGGGCTCGTGCACAGTGACGAGCTTGGTGCCATCCGGGAAAGTGGCCTCGATCTGGATGTCGGGAATCATCTCGGGGATGCCTTCCATCACATCGGCGCGGGTCAGCACGCGGCGGCCTTCGCTCATCAACTGGGCCACGGTCTTGCCGTCGCGTGCGCCCTCCATCACAAAGGCACTGATCAGCGCCACGGCCTCGGGGTAGTTGAGCTTGAGGCCACGGGCCTTGCGCCGCTCGGCCAGCAAGGCGGCGGTGAAGATCAGCAGCTTGTCTTTTTCGCGTGGTGTCAATTCCATCTTCTTCAATCCCTCAGTCGGCTCGCGCATTCGGCAGGACCGAATGAACGCGATGAGTCAGTTCCATGCCCCTTTATGTAGCAAGTGCCATGCCAAAGGCAAGAATTAATTGCAAGCCTATGGAGGCCGGATTGCTGCGGTTTTGCACCTTGTTGGGGCGTCTGCGAGGCAGGCTTGCACCAAGGCGTGTCTGTGTGGTTGCTGCGGATGCCTCTTGGTGCATTGCTCGGTTGTGGCGGTGCATCGCGTGGCACGAACTTTGCTCTTCTGGTGCATGAACAGAAGACCATGGAGCAAGAGGGGCGCGCAGTTGCTGCGGGCTGGGGTACAGCAGGGTTTGTTGACGATGGGCTGCGGATGCGCCGGCCTGTTGACTGGCTGGGCGTGGGCGCAGACGGCCAGGGAAGGCAATGCGGCGCTGCCCGAGGTACTGGTGAGGGCCCAGGTCAAAGGCCAGGCGCTGGATGAGGCGCAGCGATCGTTTTCCGTCACCGAGTTCGGGTCTGACGATATTCGCGAGCAGCCCAGGCAGGAAGTGGAAGCGCTGTGGAACAAGGTACCGGGCATGTATGTCAATCACTACCAGCTCAGCGGAGTGGCCAACGGGCTGGTGCTGCGCGGCTTCGGTGGCGGCGGGCATGGCGGCGATGTGGCGGCCACGCTGGACGGCATTTCGCTCAACGAGGCCATGTCGCATGCCGATGGCTATTTCGATCTGAACGTGGTGGTACCGCTGGAGCTGGACAAGGTCAATGTCCATCGCGGCCCGGTGTCGGTGCTGCAGGGCAATTACAACCGCGCCGGGCTGGTGGAGCTGCGCACGCGGCGCAGCGGCAGCTATACCGATGTCGATGTCAGCGCCGGTTCGCAGGGCATGCTGGATGCCCAGGCTGCCTTGGGGCGCGAGCTGGAAGGCGGCGATCAGCTCAATCTGGCGGCCCAGCATTCGCATGGCGATGGTGCGCGGCCCAGCTCCGGCCATGGGCGCAGCACCATCAGCGGCACATGGAAGCACCATGTGCATGAAAAGCTCGATATTTCGCTGTCCGGCCGCTGGCATGAGGCGCGCGGCGATTCGCCCGGCTATCTGACCGAAGCGCAATGGCGGCAAGACCCGCAGGGCAAGGATGGCCATGTGGTGGGCGATGGCGCCAACAAGCACTTCGGCACGCTGCGCCTGGATGCGCAGTACGCACTGGATGCGGATACCCGGCTGCTGGGCTTTGTCTACGGAACGCAGCAGGATTTTGTGCGCTGGTTCACCCGTCCGCGCAGCGGCACCTGGATGCAGCGCGAAGAGCGCTACGACCGCAGCGTGCTGGGCGCGGGGCTGAACCTCAGTGGCAAGTCCCGTCTGGCTGCGCGCGAGCTGAACTGGATGCTGGGCCTGGAGCAGGTGCGCGAGTCCACCGATTACGGTTACTGGGATGGCCTGGTGAACCGCCGGCGCACGGCCGCGGCGTTGGACGATCGCAATACGCGGCTGAACAACATGGCGCTCTACGGCCAAGGCAGTTGGCAGGCGACAGGCTGGCTGCAGACCACGGCCGCCCTGCGCTGGGACCACTTTGACGGGCGCTGCCGCTTGCTGGGCGCGGAAACCGGTGGCGATGAATGCAACCGCATGCAGGGCCGCAGCCATGCCAGCCCCAAGCTGGGTGCCATGGCGCAGCTCAATCCGCAGACGGCGGTGCGTGCCAGCTGGTCGCAAGGCTTTGCCTTGCCCAGCGACTTTGCCAAGTACGCGCTGCGCAACAGCGAACTCGGCGCCAATATCTTTCGCCAGACCGAGCTGGGCCTGCAGTGGAAACC
This window encodes:
- a CDS encoding TonB-dependent receptor — translated: MTGWAWAQTAREGNAALPEVLVRAQVKGQALDEAQRSFSVTEFGSDDIREQPRQEVEALWNKVPGMYVNHYQLSGVANGLVLRGFGGGGHGGDVAATLDGISLNEAMSHADGYFDLNVVVPLELDKVNVHRGPVSVLQGNYNRAGLVELRTRRSGSYTDVDVSAGSQGMLDAQAALGRELEGGDQLNLAAQHSHGDGARPSSGHGRSTISGTWKHHVHEKLDISLSGRWHEARGDSPGYLTEAQWRQDPQGKDGHVVGDGANKHFGTLRLDAQYALDADTRLLGFVYGTQQDFVRWFTRPRSGTWMQREERYDRSVLGAGLNLSGKSRLAARELNWMLGLEQVRESTDYGYWDGLVNRRRTAAALDDRNTRLNNMALYGQGSWQATGWLQTTAALRWDHFDGRCRLLGAETGGDECNRMQGRSHASPKLGAMAQLNPQTAVRASWSQGFALPSDFAKYALRNSELGANIFRQTELGLQWKPSSQWLIDAAVYRVTSSNEIRNTAPGEYENLGATLRKGAELQLHWLPGRSWHLEWAYGRNRSEITQNANAALQGQRVVAVPEYTSTLHARWMPRGDVTVHGVLRHVGRAPINAGNTEWAGSYHWLDLGLQYRLPASVARHASLSLWLRNAANARYASITTMIGGQRLVAPGAPRSVQLGLQFSL
- a CDS encoding urease subunit beta, producing MIPGELLLDPGAHALNPGRRTLALVVRNASDRPIQVGSHYHFAETNAGLDFDRAAARGMRLNIASGMAVRFEPGQQRTVELVDIGGDRKIYGFRGLIQGAL
- a CDS encoding HupE/UreJ family protein; amino-acid sequence: MKFNKLLATTAAAATALPLSALAHVGADGGGHHYFLDSLTHAFAHPFTGADHLAAMLAVGAWSALTMPGLRTAWRAPAAFVALLVAGAVAGFAGLWVPGVEPMIAASVLVLGLLVLVQQKMPWGAAAALAGMFAFFHGAAHGFELAGDSGLAALGALAGIAMGSATLHIAGMVLGHAVMQRHRWIAKLGGTATVALGAFMLTRLA
- a CDS encoding urease subunit gamma, with the protein product MELTPREKDKLLIFTAALLAERRKARGLKLNYPEAVALISAFVMEGARDGKTVAQLMSEGRRVLTRADVMEGIPEMIPDIQIEATFPDGTKLVTVHEPIA